ATCGACTCACGCATCCGCGCTACGAGATTCACAAGATCTACGAGGTCACGGTCGGCGGCGCCGTCGGCGAAGCCGATCTCGCCAAGCTCGAAGCGGGCATCTACCTGCCGGCTCGTCGCGGCGCCCCGGGCTCGCGCACGGAGCGATCGAGCCTGGCCATCGTGAAGCGGGACCGCGATCGGACGCAACTGCTCATGGAACTGGGCGAAGGTCGCAATCGCCAGATTCGCCGCATGATGCTGCGGCTGGGGCACCCGGTGAAGAAGCTGCGCCGCGTGCAGATGGGGCCGCTTCGTCTGCGGGCGCTGGCGATCGGCGAGTGGCGCGATCTCACCCACAGTGAGGTCGAGGCCCTGCGCGCCGAGGCGTTCATGTCACCGGCGGAGCGATTGGAGCGAGCGCAGCGTCGAGAGCACCGAGCCTCCAAGGCGTCGCATGAGCGAGGCACACCGCGCCAGCCGAAGGCGTCGCATGAGCCGGGCGCGCCACGAGGGCCAGGCAGGTCGCATGGACCCCGCGCGTCAAGAGCGACGCGCGAGCCTGGCGCGTCCCGTGCGCCGCACATGCCAGGCGACATCGGCGTGCCGCGCCAATCACGCGACTTCCGCGGAGTGGGCCCTCGAACCAAGTCAGCCAAGGGCGGCCCGGGCTCTTCACGGAGTGCTCCGGCGCCGCGCGGGCCCTTTGGTCCCCGCGGACCCGAGTATCCGCGCCCATCCGGATTCGGTCGCAGTGATCGATCGCGGGCTCCGGCGTCGCCTAAACGCCGCGGGTCGCGGGGGCCCAGATGAACTTGTGCAACTGAAGCTGCATTCGCACGGGGAGTCGATCCGCGAGAATCCACTCGGCAAGCTGCCGCGGTTCGAGCCCCTTCGCCCCGGCGATCTCAAGTCCCTTCGCCTGCTCGAAGACGGGACTCATGAGCACGCAGCGGCAGCGTTCGACGAGTCGATGTTCGGTCATCACGCGGCGGGCCCACTCATAGTCGCCGCGATCCGTGATGACGAACTTGATCTCGTCGCGCTCGCGGAGGTGGTCGAGATTGCTCCAGAGATTTCGGTGACTCTCGCCGCTGCCGGGAGTCTTCAGATCGAGAATCCGGATGGAGCGAGGATCGCACGGTGAGATGTCCACGGCTCCGGAGGTCTCGATGAGCACGGTGCATCCCGCATCGGCGAGCGCGGTGATGAGCGAAAAGACTCCCGACTGGGCCAGCGGTTCGCCACCGGTGATCTCGATCAACGGACAACCGATGTCGACCACCTCGCGCACGATCTCCGAGATGTCCCTCGATCGCCCTTCGCGAAAGGCGTACTCCGTGTCGCAATAGCGGCAGCGCAGCGGGCAGCCTGCGAGGCGAATGAAGACGCATGGCACGCCCATCCACGAGCTCTCCCCCTGAATGGAATGGAAGATCTCGTTGATGCGAAGCGTTGCGGCGTCGCTGCGGCTGCTGCTCACGACCGTGCCACTCGTCTGAATGCCCAGAAGAGGACTCGAACCTCCAAGGGATTGCTCCCACCAGCACCTCAAGCTGGCGCGTCTGCCAGTTCCGCCACCTGGGCAATGCGGAGAAGGGCGAAAGTATAGCGGCGGCCGCCCGGGTGTGTAGCCCGAACGGCCGCCGCATGCAGACGAACAGAAGTGAGCGTGGCGATCAGCTCCAGTTGCCCAGCAGAATCGCCAGATCCGATCCGTCGACCGTCCCGTCGCCGTTCAGGTCGCCAGTGCCGGATCCGCCCCAGTTGCCGAGGAGGAGCGCGATGTCGGCACCATTGACCACGCCGTCGCCGTTCAGGTCACCAGGCACCACCGGCGTGCATCCGTAGCCAACAATGGCGACGGTGTCGACGGCAGCTTCAACCAGCGCCTGAGCACCGAGATCCTGGGCACGGAAGCGCACCCGCATGTTCTCAGTCAGCGGCACATAGTCAGCCAAGCGCCAGGAGTACGGCACCCACGAGGTCGTGCTGTTGTTGATGTTCGTGATCAGCGTCCATGTGGCGCCGCCATTGTTCGAGACATGCACTGGCATGACATCGACGCCGGGGTTCGCGCCCTTGTCATTGCTGTACCAGACGAACGCGGTGAAGTAGATGTCGTCGGCGCCGCCGGTTCCAAAGACGGGCGAGATGAGCGTCGTGATGCCGTTGTCGACATCGTTTGCACCTGCGCCGCCGCCGGGGTGCTGACCGGTGAAGGCGCAGTTGGGACCGGAGACTTCAGGCTGATGGCCGCCGTTGGGCTGGGCCGTCGTTCCGATCGGATTGCCTCGCTCCCAGAAGCCGCTCGTGGCCGTGTCTCCCGCGACGCCATAGGTCCATCCCTTGTCGCTCTCGAAGTCATCGTCCCAGATGACACTCTGGGTGAAGGCGACCGGCGCCGAGTAGAACGCCGAAGGCGCCGCGCCAGGACTGGTGACGACTCCGCCTCCGACGGCTTGCGCGGAGAAGTAGTACTGAAGCGTGGTGCCGCATGGTCCCGCGGGGATGGACGCCGTGTACTGGTTCGCCGCGGCCTGGGTCATTGGCGCCGAAGTGAATGCGCCGCTGTTGCCGAAGCGATAGAAGAGCACGCCCGTTCCGGGCACAGGGGAGCCGGAGAGAGCCTGGACCTGCACGGGAATCGATGTGCTTCCATTCGGTGCCGCCAGGGTGGGCAGACCGCTCGGGAAGCTGAACTTGATCGGGGCGAGCGTCGGGCCAGGCATGTTGTGCAGGCTGAAGGCCAAGTTGATCAAGTCATAGTCTGGCGTGCCATCGGTGATGTCGGCGTTGTCATCGTTCAGCGTCAGGAAGTCCACCGTGATCGACGGCGTGATGCTCGAGAGACCGGCCCGCAGCAGGACCGAGTTCACCGTCAGCACCGCAATCCGATCGCGATAGTCAGCGGGATACGCCGCGAGGAAGTTGTTGCGGAGATCCCAGATGCAACCGGAGAGCAGTCGGCCGCAGGCGTGAATCGCCGAGCCGCAGCTCGAGCAACCGCTCGTCTGGTACTGACAGTTGTTGTTGGCATCGCGCAGGCCGCTGTTGCAGTTGCCCTGGAAGCCAAAGGCGAGCACGCTCTCGTCGGTGACAAGGATTGCAAGGCAATCCGACATGCCCTCGCCATACGCGCCTTGGCCGGAGCCGCCCTTGGCGACCATGTTGTGGCCGAACTCGTGATGCACCACGGTCGAGAACGCCGTGTTCGGACAGCCACCTCCCGCCAGGTAGAAGTTGATCGTGCTGTTCTGATAGAAGGCGTTGCACGAGTTGCTGATATTCACGATGACCGGGAACTCACTCTGCGTTGCAATCGACGGGAACTGCGGATTGGCGCGGAGGATCAGGTCGCGGGCGATGTTCGCATGCAGATAGGCGTTCACCTGCGCACGATCTTCGCTGGAGCTGTTCAGACCATTGTGAAGGAAGGTGATGGAGCCGCCGCTCGGGACCGTGGCTGTCAGGCTCAGGTTGGCCGTGGTGGAGCTGTTGACCGCGAAGTACGCGCCGACGATCGCCGAAGTCAGGTTGATGGAACCCGAGCTGGGCCACGGCACGAGGAAGTTGCCATCCACATCGGCAAAGTGCGTGCCGGCGGGTGAGGTGATCTTTGCGTACGGAAGACTGACATCGATCACGCCAGTGCAGATGTCAGCCTTGTTGCCCGAGCTCACCTGAGCGCGCACGGAGCCGGAGACATCGGCGAAGTAGATGAGGCTCTCCTGATAGAGGATGCGGCCGTCGGCGGCATCGACCACATAGAGCATGTGCATGTGGTTGTCGGGATCGAGGTGGGAACCACCCTCGGCATCGAACTCGATGGCGAGGCGCGGCTCGGGCGTCTCATCGTCGATACCAGCCCAGATGACCCAGCGGGGCTCAGAGACGCGCGGTGGCGCGCGGAACTGGTTCAGGGCGTACCGGGTGTAGATGGCGGGGTTCATGGCGCCGAGCGCCTGTCCCGCGAGTTGACCTTCAAGTGAGCTCACATCGCGGAGCGTGCTGCCGGCGAGCACCATCGGGAAGCCCGGCTCATTGCGCACGAGTCCGACGAGGTGCCCGCGGAAGACGGGCACGCCATGGAAGACCTGCGTGTAGTACACGCCTGTGAAGATGAAGCGGTCGGTCGCTTCGTCGTACATGATGGGCGTGGTGCTGCGGCCATCTTCGAAGGGTCCGCCGAGCACGAGCTGATCGGAGGTGACGCCGTAGATTCCGGCACTGGTGTTGACGAAGGCCTGCACACTGTCGATCGGGGTCAACCCGCTTGAGAACGCCCGTCCCCACACGCGTTCAATGAGGGTTCCGATCTCGGTGAACCCGGTGGCTGGGTTCTGCTGGAGGAACTGGCTGCGGGCCTCGGCCGTTGGCGCCGGGATGGTGGGATTGGCAGGCACCACCTGCGCCATGACGGAGCTGCATGCCAGCAGGACAACAGCGCTACACAGGAACCTTCTTTGCATGGGTCTCTTCTCAGAGGGGAACGGGGAGAGAGAAGGCGCACCACCCGCAGACGGGCCGCGCACCGAACGCTGGGTTGATTGTCCACCCTTGTGAGCATTTGGCAAGTGCGGGGTGTTGATTTGAGGACCTTTGAGGTCGGCTTTCGAACCCGGGAGACGCCGCGGCCGAAATCGGCGCAGGGTGTGAGAATTGCGGACCTTGGCCATGTCAGCGAAGATTTCCCGAGTTCGATGCCGCCCTGCTGTTGCTCCTCGCGGAGCGAAATCCTTCGCTAGGATCGGCGGCATGGCGTCGGAGGGTGCACGCGAGCCCGTGATCGAGAATCGGAAGGCCCGGCATGACTACTCGATCTCCGACACGCTCGAGGTCGGAATGAAGCTGCTGGGCTCCGAGGTGAAGAGCCTGCGCGACGGCAAGGCCAGTCTCGCGGAGGGTTGGGTCATGGCGCGCGAGGAGCCGCCGTGCCTTGAACTGCATGGAGTCCACATTTCCGAGTATCCGCCAGCGGGCTCGGCGAGGCAGCACCCTCCCGTTCGGGTGCGGCCGCTGCTTGCTCATGCACGCGAGATCCGCAAACTCGCCGCCACCATGCGCACCAAGGGCGTGACGCTGGTGCCGCTCCGCATCTACTTCAAGGGCGGTCGCGCCAAGCTCCTCATCGGCGTCGGCGCGGGTCGCAAGCATGGCGACAAGCGCCAGGCGATCGCCGATCGCGAGATGAAGCGCGACATGGATCGTGCCATGTCCCGGCGCCGCGAGTAATCGCGAGATCCGATGACCAGTGGATGGCCGGACCATTCAGCGGTGTGACCGCTCGACCACTCAACCGATTGGCCGTTTGGCCGGCGCCGCTGGATCACCGCGGGCTGGGCAGCGCGATCGGCACACCGTGTTCCTTCTCCCGCGCGCCTTCGATGCACTCGGCGATGACCTTCGCGACCGCCTCTGGGCGCAGCGCCTTCTCACGCGGCAGCAGATTCTCGGGGAAGTTCTTGCGCAGGAGCGGCGTCTCCACGGCGCCTGGATTCACACAGAAGGCGCGGACGCCGATCGAGCGGCCCTCGCGGGCGCACGATCGCGTGAAGCTGTCGAGCGCGGACTTGCTGGCGGCGTAGGCGAAGAAGCCGGGAAAGGGATCGCTTGTACCGATGGTCGAGACATTCACCACGCAGCCGGACTTCTGCCGCCGGAAGATGGGCCACGCTTTCACGATCAGCGCCGCAGGACCGAAGGCGTTGACATGAAAGGCCTCTTCGAGCACCGCATGGGTGGTGCGCTCGATGGGAGCAAGTGGGGCGACTCCCGCCGCGTTCACGAGGTTGTCGAGCCGATCGAAGCGCTCGATGGTCTGGTCGACCACGCGACCCGCTTGGTCGCTGTCGGCGAGGTCCGCCACGACGATCATCGCATCGGCGTCGAGGTCCTTGACGACATCGAGCGTGTCGTGGAGCTTCGACTCCGTGCGCCCCACCAGCACGAGCCGATGGCCCTTCGACGCGAGCAACTCAGCCGCCGCGCGGCCGATGCCGCTTCCAGCGCCGGTGATGACCGTCACCGGTGACGCCGGAGCTCCACGACGATCATTCGACTCACCCATGTTCAGCACTCCGGAGCGCTCTCAGCCGCGGCCGAAGAGACGCATGACATCGTTGTAGGACGCGATGAGAAAGACACCGACGATGAGGGCAAGCCCGAGGAGCGCCGCCGCATTCTGAAACGCGATCGAGGGCGGGCGTCCCCGGAACTTCTCATACACCAGGTAGAGGAAGAGGCCGCCGTCGACGATCGGCAGCGGCAGGAAGTTCAGCACCGCGAGATTCACGCTGATCATCGCGAGGAAGAAGATGAGATACATGAACCCGCGGTCAGCGACGCGCGAGCCGATGTGCACGATGCCGACCGGTCCGTGCAGTTCCTTGACGGCGACCGTGCCCCGGAAGAGTCGATCGAGTGTGAGATAGGTCAAGAGCACCAAGCGCCAGGTCTGGCGGAAGCCCATGCCGACGGCGCGGATGGGATTGCCTCCGGCGGTGAGGACCTCATCGAGCGGGTCAAAGAGCGCCAGAACGAAGCGGGGGGTCCATCCGAGGGCGAGCACCTCCGACACCTGCGCTGGTGTCAGAGTCAACTCGAGCGAGCGACGAGCGCCATCGGCCGTGGGCGACAGAAGGTCGATGGCGATGACGGCGCCGCGCCCCTCAGCCTGATTTCGGAGAGCGCGATCGATCTCGCGTCGGACATCGCCCCAGGTGGTGACCGTCACTCCGTTGACGCGATCGATGCGTGACAGGGGAAGGATCGCATGGTCCGAGGCCGGTTCCCCAGTGAGCGCGCTTGCGGCGACGAGGGTCGCGTCGAGCGCCGAGGCGAGCGTGATGCCCAGTCGCGGCGGGCGATCGCCGACGAACTCGGCGCTCGCGATCGTGGCATCGACATTCAGCACCGAGCCGTCGCGCAGGATGCGCAGCGGCATCAGGCCAGCGCCGCGCTCACGCACCGTGGCGACGAGCGAGCGGGCCGAAGGACCGGTGACCTGGCCTGCGGCAAGGATCACATCGCCTGGCTTGAGGAGAGCAGCGTTCGGATGGTCCTTCTCGATCGCCGCGACCTCAACAAGAGGCACGAGTCCGAGCAGGTGTGAGTCCCGGGTGGGAATCGCGGTGCCTGCGCCCTCGTCGGCGCGGCCGATGATGAGTTCCGGCGTCGTTTCGATGGTGACTTCGATCTGGCGCTCGCCGCCCGGTGAGAGCCACTGCGTCCGCAACGGCTCGCCATGCGATGCTCGCGCGGCAAGCACGAGGTCATCTCCGAGCTGTGCCGGATGGTCGTTGATCGACAGGAGCGACCACCCCGGGCCAAGACCCGATGCGCCGAGGCCGGTCGAGTCAAGCGCCTTCTCGACATCGCTCGCCACGCGCGGATCGGTGGTGATCGTTCGATTGAAAGCCGGCGCCACATTAAGCGTGCGCACGCCCCCGCGCGGATCGTCGCGCGGTTCCGCGAGGTAGCGCAGCGGATCGGCCACTCCGGGGCGAGCGACTTCCACCACAAGCGACTGCCCGGGCTTGCTCATCGCGGCGGCGATTCGGACATCGGCGAAGGTCAGCACCGAGGAGCCGTCGATGGACAGCACGCGGTCGCCCGGTCGCAAGCCACGACCCTGCGCCGCGTCGCCGCCGATCGGGACCGCCTGCGCCATGGCGCCCTCTTCCGGCAGGATGCCCATGACCGGTGATTCGAAGCGCACACCAACCATGAACGCCACGATGAAGAGCACCACGGCGAGCAACAGGTTGGCAATGACTCCGGCGGAGACCACCACCATGCGAGACCCGACCGAGGCTCGCTGGTAGCTCCGCGGCGCATCGGAGCGAGCCGAGGGGTCCATGTCATCCTGCCCCAGCATGCCGACAAAGCCGCCGATGGGCAGGAGTCGCAGGGAGTACTCCGTTTCGCCCACCCGATGTTCGGCGAGTTCAGCGTCGCTCATCTGGTGCACGGGCTTCCCGAAGCGCGCCAGTGCGAGCTTCTCCGTGCTTCCAAGGCGCATACCCAGTCCCGGCCGATAGGCGAAGATCACGGGCCCCATGCCGATTGCAAAGGCGTGCACGCGAATGCGCGCCCAGCGGGCGGCAAGGAAGTGGCCCAGCTCATGCAGCGCGATGAGCAGGCAGAACCCGAGGATGATGAGCAGCAGATTGCCGCCGGTGGTCAGGGCGTCCATGCGGGAGATTCCGTCGGGGAGACTGTAGCCGTGCGTGCGCGGACGAACTCCCGGGCGTGGCGATCGGCCCTCTCGGCGTCAGCGAGCGAGGTCATGGTTTCGATCGAAATCGAATCGAGCGCTTCAGCTGCGAGCTCGGAAATGCGACCGAAGGCGATCGCTCCTCGCAAGTAGGCCGCGACGGCTTCCTCGTTCGCCCCATTCACGATGGCACCGGCGGTTCCTCCCATCTCGATCACGCGATGACCGAGCCGCACGGCGGGGAAGCGGCGGGGATCAGGCGCTTCGAAGTCGAGTGAGCGCAGCGTGTGGAAGGGGAGTCGTTCGGTTTTGCCGAGGAGCCTCTCAGGGTGCGTCAGAGCAATCTGGATGGGCAGTCGCATGTCCGGCGGCGAGAGCTGCGCGAGCACCGAGCCATCCTGGAACTCGACGAAGCCATGCACGATCGACTGGGGATGGACGACGACCTCGATGTCATCGGCGGGAAGGCCGAAGAGCCAATGCGCCTCGATCACTTCGAGCGCCTTGTTCATCATGGTGGCGCTGTCGATGGTGATCTTCGATCCCATGGCCCATGTTGGATGCTTGAGGGCCGCCTCAATCGGCGCCGTCGCGATGCGTTCGGCGCTCCAGGTTCGGAAGGGTCCACCACTCGCCGTGATGACGATGCGCCGAATGCCCCGCGTGGGCTCCGGGGGCAGGCACTGGAGGATGGCGCTGTGTTCGCTGTCGACTGGCAGGAGGGCCACGCCCTTGCGCCGCGCGGCACTGGTGACCAGTGAGCCTGCGGCCACCAGCGTCTCCTTGTTCGCAAGACCAATGCTGCAGCCTCGCTCAATTGCCGCAAGGGTCGGCGCCAATCCGGCGAAGCCCACCATCGCCGCCATCACGAAATCGCCGGGACGCGCGACAGACTCGATGAGACGCAGCGCCGCATCGGGACCTTCATGCAGCGCGAGGCCGCTTGCGGAGAGTGCGAGAAGCGCGTCGCGGGACTTCGGGTCTACCAGCTCATCGGCAAGGGCGAGAGCCGGAGCGTCGGCGTGAAACTCCCTGGCGAGTTCCGCGAGCGCATCGGCGCTTCGACCTGCGGCAAGGCCGACCACCTTGAAGTGAGGCCCTCCGCTCGAGCGGAGATGGCGCACGACATCGATGGTGCTTCGACCGATGGAACCGGTCGCACCGAGAAGGATCAGTCGTCGTTCCGCGGGAGTGCGCTGCATGGCCGGTTCAGCGATCGTCGTACTTCACGGGACCACTGAGGCGGCGCACGCCTCGAGCGTAGAGGCCGCGCGGGGCGGGCTTGGCGGGCGGCGGCGATGTCGAGGCTGCACTTGAAGTGCTTGGCGCCTTGGAGTCACCACCGCGCGAACCTTCGGACGGGCGAGAGTTGCCTGTCGATCCACTTGAAGCTGATCGTGAGCCGCTCTCGGTCCGCTCGTCGCCGCCACCGCCGGCGCGCGCTTCGGCGCCACTTGCGCCGGATCTGTCGTTGGCCCCGTTCTCTCCCTGAGCCGAGCCGCCTCGGCCTCGGCGACGGCGTCGGCGCTTCCGCTTGCCGCCTTCACCGCCTTCGGGTGCGTCGCCACGCTCACCCTGCGCGGCCGCGGGCCGGTTTGCATCTGGGCGCGGTTCGCGAGGGCGATCTTCGTGTGATGCTGAGGAAGAGCCCTCCGGCGCACCATCGCCACGGCCCTTGCCACCGCGACCGCGCCGACCGCGGCGTCGTCGGCGCTTCCTGCGACCGCCGCCTTCGCCATCGGGCGATTCGCCATCGTGATGGGTGTCACTCCCAGCCGAAGTGCTGTCAGCCTCGGTCGACTGAAACGGCGCCGCATCAGCACCCGTGAGCGCCGCGTCGGGCTGCTCCGGCGCGTGGAGCTTCATGGCGAGCGCCACCCACTCCGACGGGAGCACTGACATGTGGTTCTTCGCATCGAGCGGCCACGCCTCGGTCGCATGCTGGCGCAACTGTTCGAGCAGATCCTTGCTCGACACGCCGAGGTCCTTCGCAAGCAGGTGGACGCGGCGAGGGTCGGGCGGGGGCACGGGCTCGGGCGCCGGCCTGGGCGCGGGCGAGGATGAAACTGGTGAACCTGACGCAACTGATGAAGCCGACGCAGGCTCGTCGCGGCGATCGCGACCACCGCGACGACGACGACGCTTGCCGCGTCGCTCGCCGCCGGTCCCATCCTCGTCGCGACGAGCGCTGCGGGAACTGTCATCCTTCGCTGGCGCGTCGGAGTCGCCATCGTCCTCGGATTCAGCCGAGCGAGCAGCCCGCTCGGCCTCTCGACGAGCCGCCTTCTCCGCGTCGGCCTCGCGCTTGAGGCGTTCGCGGGTGCGGATCTCGTCGATCGCGCTGGGTTCATCGTCCTTCACCTCGGGAAGGTCATCGAATCCACCGGCGAGCGCGATACTCGCGGCATCGGCAGGCGCTGGGCGCCGTCGTCGGCGCCGTCGTCGACCACCACCTTCGCCCGCCTCCTCCGTACCTTCCGGCGCCTCGAACTCCTCAGGGGGCTCCGAAGGGAGTGCATCGAGGGCGGGAGCCTTCGGAATCGCCAGGCGCGCAATCTCGACGTCGGCGCCGCGTTCGTCGTACCCGTAGAGATCCACGCGATCAACTGGCAGCGCTTCGCTGATGCGCACATCGACGCGCTTACCGCTGCGGCGCTCGATCTCGTAGAGGCGCTCCCGCTTCGCGGAGAGGATCACGCTGGCGACCTTCACCGAGCAGACCATCTCGACGCGATGCACGCGCTCATGGCCGAGCAGCGCCTGGACATCGCGCAGAGCGAGCGCGGCGGTCGAGTCGGGGATCTGCACCTGTCCGATGCCGGAGCAGTGCGGACAATCCATGAAGTGCATTTTCTGCACGCTCGGTCGCATGCGCTGCCGCGTGAGCTCGATCAATCCGAACTCGCTGATCGAGAGCACCGTCGTCTTGGCCCGATCGCGCCGGAGGTTCTCCCGGAAGCGCTCCTCGATCTCGCGGCGATGCTTCGCCGAGCGCATATCGATGAGATCGCAGACGACCAGACCACCGAGGTCGCGCAATCGAAGCTGGCGGCAGATCTCATCCACCGCCTCGCGATTGGTGTTGAAGGCGTTCGTCTCGCTGTCGCGCGCCGAGCGACTTCGTCCGCTGTTGACATCGATGGCGACCATGGCCTCGGCCTGGTCGAAGACCAGCGCGCCGCCGCTGGGAAGCGGGACTTCGCGCGAGTAGATCGAGCGCGCCTGCGGCTCGATGCCGAAGGCGTGGAAGATCGGTGAAGGCCGGTCGTAGAAGCGGACCTTGGGTGGGTCCTTCGGGAACGCCACTTCGAGAAAGAGACTGGTTCGGTCGTACGCGCTCTCGCTGTCGACGACGATGGTGCTGACCGTGTCATCGACGACATCTCGGATCGTGCGAAGGAGCAGATCGCTCTCGGTGTAGAGCTCGCACGGCGCGCCACTTCGCGTCATGCGCTTCTCCATGGCCTGCCAGAGGCGCATCAGATATGCGGCGTCGCGCTGAAGTTCCGTGCGGCTTCGATCGAAGCCCGCGGTTCGCAGGATGAATCCGAACCCCTCGGGAAGATTGAGCGAGTCGAGGATCTTCCGCATCTGCCGGCGCTGTTCCTCGTCATCCACCTTGCGGGAGACGCCGACATTGTCCATCTCCGGCATCATCACCAGCAGGCGCCCCGGAATGCTCAGGTAGCTCGTGAGCGTGGGGCCCTTGGTGCCGAGGCCTTCCTTGATGACCTGAACGAGAATCTCCTGGCCGCGCTTGAGCGCCTCCTGAATCGGCGGCCGATCGCGCCGCGGAATCTTGCGGCCAACCGCCTCTGTGCGCTCCGCCCCGGGGAAGTAGCGCGGATGCAGGTCGCTCACATGGAGGAAGCCATTCTGGTTCTCACCGAAGTCGACGAACGCCGCCTGAATGGCGGGCTCAACATTGATGACGCGGCCCTTGTAGATGTTGCCGACGCTGGTCGCCGAGGCCTGGCGCTCGCCGAAGAATGACTCCAGACGGCCCTTTCGAACGAGCGCGATCCGGCACTCATCGCCGGGCACATCGTTGACGAGCATGATCGAGTCCGGCGAGCGCGCCTCGCGCTTCTCCGGTGAGTCGCGCACGACGACGATCGCCTTCGATGCCTCGACGCCGTCGGCTGGCGCCGCGGCTTCGCCCTCCTCGAATCCATCGCCCCGCTGCTCGAAACTCGAGAAGCTGTCGGGCAACTCACTCATGAACGACGGAGCCTCGACATCGCTCGTCGAGGTCATCGGAAGCGCGTCGGCGGGCGACGCCTCGTCGGCCGCGAGGTCGTCGCGCGCCTCGCCATTCAAAATCCCGGCCGAGTGCGACTCCGAGGCCACGGGTTCGATCTGCCCAAAGGCGCCTTCATCTTCGACCTGGGCGGCGCTCGGCGCGAGAGTCGAGTCGGGCGCTTCGTCACGGGCCGGGTCGGCCGACGCGGCGGCTCCCGCGGCGGCTCCGCGGTTCGCGTTCCCCGCGCCTGACTCAGCGTTCATTGGCTGAGGAAGCGCGTTCTCGATCGTCACCGGCGCTTCAGCGCCACCACCCCCCTGCGCGGGTTCCTGCTCCACCCCGTTCCACTTGTGCTCATGTTCTTCGAATGCCACGATCAACCTTCTGCCGCACTCGGGCGGCGGTTCGTGGCGGAGTCGCTTGATGAATCACGAAGACGAAGGAGGCGCTGCGCCCGACGCGGGCCGTAGAGCCCTCGTCGCGCCCGGTGCGCCTCGGTGTCGATCGCAGCCGACGAACCCCCGGGAGGGTGTTCGTACAACCGGCGCGTCTGACGCTCGTCGATGATCCATCACGCGGTCCGCCCTGCGGACGCCGTCGATGCGGCCGGCCCGCACGCCGTTGGCGGGGCCGACCCGCGAATCGCGGGTCCAAGTCTGTCCTCAATCGGGCGCCCCACGACGGGACGCCCATGTGCTCCATG
This is a stretch of genomic DNA from Phycisphaeraceae bacterium. It encodes these proteins:
- a CDS encoding pseudouridine synthase, whose translation is MPRKGRTPSHSFADESRGPRLQRVMADAGVGSRRHCEALIEQGAVRVNGEVVEALPAWVDPARDRIEVEGRLLSRPERHVYVMLYKPKGIVSTNSDPEGRRRAIDLIDHPSKARLYPVGRLDIDSSGLLLLTNDGELANRLTHPRYEIHKIYEVTVGGAVGEADLAKLEAGIYLPARRGAPGSRTERSSLAIVKRDRDRTQLLMELGEGRNRQIRRMMLRLGHPVKKLRRVQMGPLRLRALAIGEWRDLTHSEVEALRAEAFMSPAERLERAQRREHRASKASHERGTPRQPKASHEPGAPRGPGRSHGPRASRATREPGASRAPHMPGDIGVPRQSRDFRGVGPRTKSAKGGPGSSRSAPAPRGPFGPRGPEYPRPSGFGRSDRSRAPASPKRRGSRGPR
- a CDS encoding radical SAM protein; translated protein: MSSSRSDAATLRINEIFHSIQGESSWMGVPCVFIRLAGCPLRCRYCDTEYAFREGRSRDISEIVREVVDIGCPLIEITGGEPLAQSGVFSLITALADAGCTVLIETSGAVDISPCDPRSIRILDLKTPGSGESHRNLWSNLDHLRERDEIKFVITDRGDYEWARRVMTEHRLVERCRCVLMSPVFEQAKGLEIAGAKGLEPRQLAEWILADRLPVRMQLQLHKFIWAPATRGV
- the smpB gene encoding SsrA-binding protein SmpB, which codes for MASEGAREPVIENRKARHDYSISDTLEVGMKLLGSEVKSLRDGKASLAEGWVMAREEPPCLELHGVHISEYPPAGSARQHPPVRVRPLLAHAREIRKLAATMRTKGVTLVPLRIYFKGGRAKLLIGVGAGRKHGDKRQAIADREMKRDMDRAMSRRRE
- a CDS encoding SDR family oxidoreductase, whose translation is MGESNDRRGAPASPVTVITGAGSGIGRAAAELLASKGHRLVLVGRTESKLHDTLDVVKDLDADAMIVVADLADSDQAGRVVDQTIERFDRLDNLVNAAGVAPLAPIERTTHAVLEEAFHVNAFGPAALIVKAWPIFRRQKSGCVVNVSTIGTSDPFPGFFAYAASKSALDSFTRSCAREGRSIGVRAFCVNPGAVETPLLRKNFPENLLPREKALRPEAVAKVIAECIEGAREKEHGVPIALPSPR
- a CDS encoding site-2 protease family protein codes for the protein MDALTTGGNLLLIILGFCLLIALHELGHFLAARWARIRVHAFAIGMGPVIFAYRPGLGMRLGSTEKLALARFGKPVHQMSDAELAEHRVGETEYSLRLLPIGGFVGMLGQDDMDPSARSDAPRSYQRASVGSRMVVVSAGVIANLLLAVVLFIVAFMVGVRFESPVMGILPEEGAMAQAVPIGGDAAQGRGLRPGDRVLSIDGSSVLTFADVRIAAAMSKPGQSLVVEVARPGVADPLRYLAEPRDDPRGGVRTLNVAPAFNRTITTDPRVASDVEKALDSTGLGASGLGPGWSLLSINDHPAQLGDDLVLAARASHGEPLRTQWLSPGGERQIEVTIETTPELIIGRADEGAGTAIPTRDSHLLGLVPLVEVAAIEKDHPNAALLKPGDVILAAGQVTGPSARSLVATVRERGAGLMPLRILRDGSVLNVDATIASAEFVGDRPPRLGITLASALDATLVAASALTGEPASDHAILPLSRIDRVNGVTVTTWGDVRREIDRALRNQAEGRGAVIAIDLLSPTADGARRSLELTLTPAQVSEVLALGWTPRFVLALFDPLDEVLTAGGNPIRAVGMGFRQTWRLVLLTYLTLDRLFRGTVAVKELHGPVGIVHIGSRVADRGFMYLIFFLAMISVNLAVLNFLPLPIVDGGLFLYLVYEKFRGRPPSIAFQNAAALLGLALIVGVFLIASYNDVMRLFGRG
- the dxr gene encoding 1-deoxy-D-xylulose-5-phosphate reductoisomerase produces the protein MQRTPAERRLILLGATGSIGRSTIDVVRHLRSSGGPHFKVVGLAAGRSADALAELAREFHADAPALALADELVDPKSRDALLALSASGLALHEGPDAALRLIESVARPGDFVMAAMVGFAGLAPTLAAIERGCSIGLANKETLVAAGSLVTSAARRKGVALLPVDSEHSAILQCLPPEPTRGIRRIVITASGGPFRTWSAERIATAPIEAALKHPTWAMGSKITIDSATMMNKALEVIEAHWLFGLPADDIEVVVHPQSIVHGFVEFQDGSVLAQLSPPDMRLPIQIALTHPERLLGKTERLPFHTLRSLDFEAPDPRRFPAVRLGHRVIEMGGTAGAIVNGANEEAVAAYLRGAIAFGRISELAAEALDSISIETMTSLADAERADRHAREFVRARTATVSPTESPAWTP